One stretch of Sander lucioperca isolate FBNREF2018 chromosome 13, SLUC_FBN_1.2, whole genome shotgun sequence DNA includes these proteins:
- the sim2 gene encoding single-minded homolog 2 isoform X1 — protein sequence MLTVLQCLSLSVGLGDGWGQSTRFSPLDSMAKELGSHLLQTLDGFVFVVASDGKIMYISETASVHLGLSQVELTGNSIFEYIHPSDHDEMTAVLGLCQPPHHHFSPEYEIERSFFLRMKCVLAKRNAGLTCGGYKVIHCSGYLKVRQYMMDMALYESSYQTVGLVAVGHSLPPSGITEIKLHSNMFMFRASLDLKLIFLDTRVAELTGFEPQDLIEKTLYHHVHGCDIFHLRYAHHLLLVKGQVTTKYYRMLSKHGGWVWVQSYATIVHNSRSSRPHCIVSVNYVLTDIECKEMQLSEDQSRATKPGLGLPSTQDHRKHLRTKAVKMKPKPRAAPYPEVGLPLGLLSEQKQAASVFQPDRSSCSPQRGLWKERSPYPLTPCRERSSSLSPEAGQVSGCGPTYNLTLHYPYNHRHLDAQSQLPCSAPSSQLAQQIIGSLHSRGSVGWNISSPPAPNKYTGPVLAADRRYPDELYHDCPSSTDPHATSRLKEEPYEHYMLVHSEVSELCPHPRPHANKDSKPLNPEVQHHTRGGEGPGGDRALACPLLSGLVLGKAEQGGPLHSVGQPLPVQMALEQRRRRCMMEAPYSHPASGYPHPANGPQHQQHGAAAELLQPRAAGDDRRMLIGMGVGVGLPAQAPYMSLNFHKVLGKHGSIKAPAFTTLSHITDGHSCHGKETASYGYNSQSQSPSSGSSPDSHREIPHYIGTSVIITNER from the exons ACTCTGGATGGCTTCGTGTTTGTTGTTGCCTCTGATGGCAAAATCATGTACATCTCTGAAACAGCATCCGTCCACCTCGGCCTGTCCCAG GTGGAGCTAACAGGAAACAGTATATTTGAGTACATCCACCCATCAGACCATGATGAGATGACAGCAGTGCTGGGTCTGTGCCAGCCCCCACACCATCACTTCTCTCCGG aGTATGAAATAGAGCGCTCCTTCTTCCTGAGGATGAAGTGTGTTCTTGCTAAACGAAATGCAGGACTTACATGTGGGGGATATAAG GTGATCCACTGCAGCGGCTACCTGAAAGTGCGTCAGTACATGATGGACATGGCGCTGTATGAATCCAGTTATCAGACTGTGGGCCTGGTGGCAGTCGGTCACTCCCTGCCCCCCAGTGGTATCACCGAGATCAAACTCCACAGCAACATGTTCATGTTCCGCGCCAGCCTGGACTTAAAACTAATTTTCCTGGACACAAG GGTGGCAGAGCTGACAGGCTTTGAGCCTCAGGACCTGATAGAGAAGACTCTCTACCACCACGTCCATGGCTGTGACATTTTCCATCTGCGCTATGCTCACCATTTAT TACTGGTGAAGGGGCAGGTCACCACTAAGTACTACCGCATGTTATCAAAGCATGGCGGCTGGGTGTGGGTGCAGAGCTACGCTACCATCGTCCACAACAGCCGTTCCTCCAGACCTCACTGTATTGTCAGTGTGAACTACGTCCTCAC TGACATCGAATGCAAGGAGATGCAGTTATCCGAAGACCAGAGTCGAGCCACTAAGCCTGGTCTCGGTCTCCCTTCCACTCAGGACCACCGCAAACATCTCAGAACCAAAGCAGTCAAGATGAAGCCCAAACCCAGAGCAGCTCCCTATCCTGAGGTGGGACTTCCACTTGGCTTACTGAGTGAACAAAAG CAGGCTGCTAGCGTCTTCCAGCCAGACCGCTCGAGCTGCTCCCCACAGAGGGGGCTGTGGAAGGAGAGATCCCCGTACCCACTGACCCCATGCAGGGAGAGGAGCTCCAGCTTGAGCCCTGAAGCAGGCCAAGTGTCCGGCTGCGGCCCCACTTACAACCTGACCCTGCACTACCCCTACAATCACCGACATCTGGATGCTCAGAGCCAGCTGCCGTGCTCAGCCCCGTCCTCTCAGCTGGCTCAGCAGATCATCGGCTCCCTGCACAGCAGAGGGTCCGTTGGCTGGAACATCAGCAGCCCCCCAGCACCCAACAAATACACAG gcccCGTGCTGGCAGCTGACCGTAGGTACCCTGATGAGCTCTACCATGATTGTCCCAGCAGCACCGACCCACATGCTACCAGCAGGCTGAAGGAAGAACCCTACGAACATTACATGCTCGTCCACAGCGAGGTGTCTGAGCTTTGTCCACACCCCCGCCCTCACGCCAACAAGGACAGTAAGCCTTTAAACCCGGAGGTCCAACATCACACAAGAGGTGGAGAGGGGCCCGGAGGTGACCGGGCCCTTGCCTGCCCTTTGCTCAGCGGCCTGGTACTGGGTAAAGCTGAGCAGGGCGGCCCGCTGCACAGTGTGGGCCAGCCTCTCCCTGTGCAGATGGCGctggagcagaggaggaggcgGTGCATGATGGAAGCTCCGTACAGCCACCCAGCTTCAGGATATCCACACCCTGCCAACGGCCCCCAGCACCAGCAGCACGGAGCAGCCGCGGAGCTGCTGCAGCCCAGAGCTGCTGGGGACGACCGGAGGATGTTGATAGGTATGGGGGTCGGGGTGGGACTTCCAGCCCAAGCTCCATATATGTCTTTGAACTTCCATAAGGTCTTGGGCAAACATGGTTCAATTAAGGCCCCCGCTTTTACCACACTGAGCCATATAACAGACGGCCACAGTTGCCACGGTAAAGAGACAGCCTCTTACGGCTATAACAGCCAGAGCCAGAGTCCCAGCTCGGGCTCGTCGCCTGACAGCCACAGAGAGATCCCACATTACATCGGCACATCCGTTATTATCACAAATGAGAGGTGA